Proteins found in one Streptomyces sp. CB09001 genomic segment:
- a CDS encoding Uma2 family endonuclease, which produces MTAASDDTQQGASHLYRAMRDLVQSSDDTLPGKFEITKEGIVHDMMSPSGRHELTTLRLRKRLEKVMPEEIVAHTGEPDVEDESEGVMRRPDLMVIAEEDMDIEGSFDPRSLVAAVEVVSRSNPGNDWVGKVRDYPLLGIPVYAVFDPRTGTGAVFTDIHSTPEGPRYAVRKDFVYGEDVTIGEWTVSTAGLPRYQDVPATEAGAGGA; this is translated from the coding sequence ATGACCGCCGCATCGGACGACACGCAGCAGGGCGCCTCCCACCTCTACCGGGCCATGCGCGACCTCGTTCAGTCCTCGGACGACACGCTGCCCGGCAAGTTCGAGATCACCAAGGAAGGGATCGTCCACGACATGATGTCGCCCAGCGGTCGGCACGAGCTGACCACACTGCGGCTCCGGAAGCGCCTGGAGAAGGTGATGCCGGAAGAGATCGTGGCGCACACCGGTGAGCCGGACGTGGAGGACGAGTCCGAAGGCGTCATGCGGCGACCCGATCTGATGGTGATCGCCGAGGAGGACATGGACATCGAGGGGTCGTTCGACCCCCGGTCGCTTGTTGCCGCCGTCGAGGTCGTCTCCCGCTCCAACCCGGGCAACGACTGGGTGGGGAAGGTGCGCGACTACCCCCTGCTCGGCATCCCCGTCTACGCGGTCTTCGACCCCCGCACAGGCACCGGCGCCGTTTTCACGGACATCCACTCCACCCCGGAGGGGCCCCGCTACGCGGTGCGCAAGGACTTCGTCTACGGCGAGGACGTCACGATCGGCGAGTGGACCGTCTCGACGGCCGGACTGCCGCGCTACCAGGACGTCCCGGCGACGGAAGCCGGTGCCGGAGGGGCTTGA